In the genome of Streptomyces lydicus, the window GCACGCCTCGTACGAGCCCCATCAGCGCACCGCCGCCGAGCTGGGCTTCGACGACAGCCGCTACGGCCGCACGGACGGTGCGGATCTGGACATGATGGGCCGCTCGATGCTCCGCGAGGAGCGCCGCGCAGCCCTGGAGGCCCAGACGGGCGGTGAGCAGGCCGCCGAGTACGAGGGCGGCGAGCGTCCGCTCTTCCGTGACGAGGCACCGTCCGCCGGTGGCTACCAGGAGTCCCCCGGTGCCTACCAGGACTACCCGTCCCAGGCATATGCGGAATCCGATCAACCGGTCTACGACGACCGGGCCCACGGCCACCAGGCGTTCGGCGCGGGGAGCTTCGCCGAGACCACGGGCCAGCAGCCCTTTGTCTCCCGCGAAGCGGCACCGTCGGACGACTGGCCCGAACGCCCTGCGTTCGACGGCTACTTCGGGGCCGAAGCGGAATCCGACCGGAATACCACTGCCGCTCCCGCTGACGCCCCCGAGCGCGTACCATTCGAGCGTCCGGGCCCCACACCGAGCGACGCCCCGTCGCTGACGGACGCCGGCCTTCCGCGCCGCGGAGGCCGCGACCAGCAGGCACCGCAGGTGCAGCAGCAGCGGAGCGCGCCGGAGGCCGGCCAGGACGGCTCCGACTGGCGCAGCTCCAACGATGATCGCTGGGAGAGGGCGGAGCGGCTGCGCGAGCCCAAGGCGGGCGGAGTCACCTCCTCCGGTCTCCCCCGGCGGGTGCCCAAGGCCAACCTGGTCGAAGGTGCCGCGGAGCAGACGCCGCAGGGCGGCCCCCAGGTCTCCCGCGCCCCGGAGGACGTCCGCGGCAGGCTGAGTAACCTGCGCCGCGGTGTCCAGCAGGGACGCAATGTCGGCACGGACCCCTCCGGGGTCCCCCAGAATGACCAACAGGGCTTCGGCCCCGGCAGCACCTACGATCAGGAGCGTTAGTGTGAGCCCGATGAGCCAGGCGGCGCAGAATCTGAACTGGTTGATCACCAACTTCGTGGACAACACCCCCGGGGTGTCCCACACGGTCGTGGTCTCCGCGGACGGGCTGCTCCTTGCCATGTCCGAGGGTTTCCCTCGTGACAGAGCCGATCAGTTGGCGGCGGTGGCCTCCGGCCTCACCTCGCTGACCTCCGGCGCGTCCCGCATCTTCGAGGGCGGGAGCGTCAACCAGACCGTGGTGGAGATGGAACGCGGCTTCCTCTTCATCATGTCCGTCTCGGACGGATCGTCGCTGGCCGTGCTCGCACACCCCGAGTGCGACATCGGCCTGGTCGGCTACGAGATGGCCCTGCTGGTCGACCGCGCGGGCACGGTCCTGACGCCGGACCTGCGCGCAGAACTGCAGGGCAGCCTTCTCAACTAACAAACAGGCAGTGCGTTTCCCGCCACCGCGCCTTATGGTTCGGTGGCGCGACCGGCGTCAGACAGGCAAGTTGGAGGAGGAGACGTGGCAACGCCCCCGAGCGGATACCCGTATGGTTCCGGACAGCAGTCCGGGCCTGTGGGCGAGACCCATAACAACCGCTTCAACTTCCCGTCTGCGCCGAGCCGCCGGCCGCAGCGGCCCCCGCAGCAGCAGCCCCGGCCG includes:
- a CDS encoding roadblock/LC7 domain-containing protein, whose protein sequence is MSQAAQNLNWLITNFVDNTPGVSHTVVVSADGLLLAMSEGFPRDRADQLAAVASGLTSLTSGASRIFEGGSVNQTVVEMERGFLFIMSVSDGSSLAVLAHPECDIGLVGYEMALLVDRAGTVLTPDLRAELQGSLLN